The Nitrospira sp. sequence TGGTAACATCATCGGACCCGCCCACGATCAATAAACTAGAGAACGTTATTTGGGGGAGGCTTTTAGCGATTTATCGTGAATAAGAGCAATTGGATCGGATCAGTTCTCCTTGTCACCGTGGTGATCCTCGTCGGGGTCGGTCTAGCAGCCTGGAAGTACGAATCGTTCCAGAGCGAGCAAGCCGGCTCGGCCAATCAGCCTGAGCCAATGGAGGCGGTGACCGTCGCTGTGGCCCGCGCCATCGACCACCGTCAGGCCACCACGTCGATTGGAACGGTCCTCGCATTGCGCTCAATCACGCTGAAGAACGAATTGGCCGGAACGGTTCGGGAAGTTCGACTGACTCCCGGGCAGATCGTCGAAGCGGGCACACTGTTGGTCGCACTGGATGTCTCGGTCGAGGAGGCTGAACTTCGGGCGCAAGAGGCCCAAGCCGCGCTCACGAGGACGGTCCTCGCTCGCAGGCAAAACCTCAGTCATGAACTCGCCACGACTCAAGAAGAAGTAGATCGCGCGCGCGCCGACTTGGATATCGCACAGGCCCAGATCGCCCGCACCAAGGCGATCATCGCCCGCAAGACCATCCGTGCCCCATTCCGGGCCCGTGTCGGTATGGCGGATGTCCATCCCGGTCAATACCTGGATGAAGGAACACTTCTGACAACCCTTCAGGGAGTTGGTGAGGCGGTGCACGTCGACTTCACGGTTGCGCAACAGGTGGCAACGGGTTTACGCGTCGGCGAAACCGTTGAAGTATTCGCGGCCGGTGACTCCCCGGTCATCCCGGCCAAGATCGTCGCCCTCGACTCACGAGTTGATCCAACGACTCGAAACGCAATGGTGCGCGCCAGGATTGAGGGGGCCCGAAACATCCCCGCGCCCGGAGCTTCGGTACGCGTTCGAATCCCGGTCGGCCCCGCGCGGACCCTCGTGGCCATCCCGGTCAGTGCGCTCCGCAAGGGGCCGGGAGGGGACCAGGTGTTCGTCATTGCACCGGATAAAGATGGCCGGGCAAGAGTCCATGCTCGTCAGGTCGAAAGCGGGACCATGATCGGCGACGAGATTGTCATCTATACCGGTCTGACTCCAGGCGAGCAGGTCGCCGCCCTGGGCTCCTTCAAGCTCCGCGACGGTATCCTGATCGCGATCGCGGACACCGCTGCGAATCCGTCCCAAGAGCATCGCGAGACAGAGAAACCGTAAACGGATCACGATGCAATAGGACACAACCAGGGCATTGTTTACCGGCCTATTTATCAGAGACCCTATGGCGGCGATCGTCGAATGAACATCTGCCTTCATGCAGTACGGGCGACAGTCGATGCTGAGAATAATTCCAGGAAAGGAAAATGACATGAACCAAATGGTTCCTCATAAACAATTTGGAGTATTGTTGCTCGCTGTTCTGTGTCTGGCCGGTTGCGCCGAGTCAACCTATCAGCGCCTGAATGATCCCTCCCGGGACGTATGGCAAAAGCCGCAAGGAGTGGTTGAAAAACTGTCGATCGCCCCCGGATCACGTGTCGCAGACTTAGGCGCCGGTGGAGGCTATTTCACTTGGCATCTGGCCAAAGCAGTCGGCTCACGAGGAACCGTGTATGCCGTTGAGGTCAACGAGACGGCACTGAACATGATCTTCAAGGAAATGGTCGCTCGAGGGACTCCAAACGTGCGGCCGGTCCGAGCCGAACCCCACGATCCCAGACTTCCCGAGCCTGTCGACCTGGTATTCAGTTGCGATACGTACCATCAGATGGAAGATCGAGTGGCCTATTTTCGTTCCCTGGGATCGTCGCTGAGGCCCGGGGGGCGAGTGGCGATTCTCGACTTTCATCCTCGTGGACTCGTCGCCGGTCTGTTCGGCCAGAGAACCGCAAAGGAAGATGTTCGACTCGAAATGGAAGCGGCCGGCTACCGGCTCGTGAACGACTACAACCTACTGGAGCAGCAGCATTTCCAAGTGTTCACGAAGCATGAGGGGTGAGTGAACGCCCTCTCAGCTGACCTTTCTCCGATAGATCGTCCCGGAATTGCCGTCCAGATCAGCCACAACCGCCATGTGGCCGACCGGGGTTTCCAGTGGTTGTAGACTGACCGCATTGCGGTTGCCTTTAACTGTGCGATAGCTGCATCGAAGTCTTGCACTTCGAGCCCCACACATCCACCGCTGAAAGCCGGCTTCCAATCCGGCGTTCCATTGCTGATCGCAAGCGTACTGGCTCGATGTCATACTCGATGTGGTCTTGCTCCTCCGTTGTGAAGCTCCGTAGCTGCCTCAGTCGTCATAGGCCTTCATAGAACTGCCGAGCCCACCGCAGGTCTGTGACCGGACAGTATGTGAAGGCAATCTGCTGACAATCGCCGCCCTTTGAAGACGAACCGGCGGCAAGAAAAGAAGTCCAAGACCCTTGAGACGCATCATGTGGAAAGCGACGCAAGGGCAGACAATAGGGTAGGATGTAGAAACAACGCATGATTCACTGAAGGCGCGCATGAGCGACGACGACCGCATAGTCCGACCCCAAGTCGACACCGATCCGCAGGAAACTCGCGAGTGGCTGGACTCCCTGAACTACGTGCTCGAGCAGCAGGGCGTCGAGCGGGCGACGTATCTCTTCGAACGACTCCGTGATCGGCTGGGCGAACGGGGCGCGCAGGTTTCCGCAGCGGTCAACACGCCCTACATCAATACGATCCCCGCATCGCAGGAGCCGCCCTACCCGGGCAAGCTCGAACTCGAACGCCGCCTCCGCAGCGTGATTCGCTGGAATGCGATGGCCATGGTCGTGAAGGCCAATAAGGAGCGACCGGGGATCGGCGGACATATTTCCACGTATGCGTCGGCCGCCACCCTGTACGAAGTCGCCTTCCATCATTTTCTGCACGGCAAAGATGCGCCCCAGGGTGGAGACATCGTCTACTTCCAAGGCCACGCCGCGCCCGGCATCTACGCGCGCAGCTTCGTCGAGGGCCGCCTCTCCGAGGAAGCACTGCTCCGCTTCCGGACCGAAGTGACCGCAGGGGGACGAGGCTTATCGTCCTATCCGCATCCCTGGCTCATGCCGGACTACTGGGAAATTCCAACCGTGTCGATGGGCTTGGCGCCGATCATGTCGATCTACCAAGCGCGTTTCAACCGCTACCTGCAGGACCGCGGCCTGAAGGACACGAGCCGGAAGCGTGTGTGGGCCTTCATTGGTGACGGTGAAACCGACGAACCGGAAAGTCTCGGTGCCCTCACGCTTGCCTCACGCGAGCGGCTCGACAATCTCATTTGGGTGGTGAACTGTAATCTCCAACGCCTCGACGGCCCGGTGCGCGGGAACGGCAAGATCATTCAAGAGTTGGAAGCGATTTTCCGCGGCGCGGGCTGGCACGTGATCAAGGTCATCTGGGGCAGCAGCTGGGATCCGTTGTTGGCGCAGGATGATGAAGGCCTCCTGGTGAAGCGGATGGGAGAAGTCGTGGACGGGTGGTACCAAAAATACACCGTCGAAGGCGGGGCTTTTGCGCGCAAGCATTTTTTCGGCGCAGACCCTCGACTGCTGAAGATGGTGGAGAGTTATTCTGACGAACAAATCCACAAGATGCTACGGGGCGGCCACGATCCGCGGAAACTCTACGCGGCCTATAGGGCCGCAGTGGAGCATCGCGGCCAGCCGACAGTCATCCTGGCCAAGACGATCAAGGGCTATGGGCTGGGCGAAGCGGGTGAAGGCCGCAACATCACCCATCAACAAAAGAAGATGAACGAGCGGGAACTCCGCGAGTTCCGAACGAGGTTCAGCGTCCCGGTTCCCGACGAGCAGCTGGCTGCGATGCCGTTTTACCGGCCTCCGGCCGGGAGTCCCGAGGCCGCCTATCTCGTCGAACGCATCAAGGCGATGGGTGGTTCCATTCCTGAGCGGAGAGTGAAGGTCGAGTCCCTCGACACACCAGAACTCGATCAGTTCAAGGAATTTCTCGAAGGATCCGGCGAACGTCCGGTCTCCACCACGATGGGGTTCGCCCGCATGCTGGGCCGCCTGCTCGGGATCAAGGGCTTCGGGAAACATCTCGTGCCGATCATTCCCGATGAGGCGCGCACGTTCGGACTCGAAGCGCTCTTCAGACAATACGGCATTTATTCACACATCGGACAACTCTATGAGCCGGTCGACAAGAGTTCGCTCCTCTATTACTTCGAGGCGACCAACGGGCAAATACTCGAAGAGGGCATCACCGAAGCGGGCGCGATGTCCTCCTACATCGCCGCCGGTACTGCCTACGCGACGCATGGAGTGAACACGATTCCCTTCTACATTTTCTATTCGATGTTCGGCTTTCAACGGGTCGGCGATCTGATATGGGCCGCCTCCGACATGCGCGCCCGCGGCTTTCTGCTGGGTGCCACGGCGGGCCGTACGACATTGGAGGGCGAAGGTCTGCAACATCAAGACGGGCACAGCCATCTGTTCGCCGGCGCCTATCCGACGATCGCTTCATATGACCCGGCCTTTATGTTTGAGCTTGCGGTCATTCTCCAAGATGGAATAAGGCGCATGTACCGAGACCGGGAGGAGCGCTCCTACTACATCACTCTCTATAACGAATCCTATAAGATGCCTGCCATGCCGGAAGGCGCAGAGGAAGGGATTCGCGAAGGCATGTACCGCTTTCGTCCGTCACCTGAGCGAGCGAAACACCGGGCACATTTGTTGGCCAGCGGCGCGCTGGTCAACGAAACGTCACGGGCGCAAGATCTTCTACTGCGATACGGAGTGGCCGCCGATCTGTGGAGCGTGACGAGTTACAACACGTTGCGCACGCACGCAATGGAGGCTGAGCGCTGGAACATGCTGCATCCGGAAGAGACACCGCGTATGAGTTATCTCCACAAGACGGCGCAGGCGCTCGACGGCCCTTGTGTGGCCGTGAGCGACTATGTTCGCCTGGTCCCTCAACAAATCGCACCCTGGATTCCGGGCGGCGTGCTTACATTGGGCACAGACGGGCTTGGCCGAAGCGACAGCCGTAAAGCATTACGCAGGTTCTTTGAAATCGACGCCGAGCATGTGACCGTAGCGACACTCTATGCCTTGTTTCGACGGAAAATCATCGAGGCTCGCCTGGTCACGCAGGCGGCGCGGGATCTTGGAGTCTCGTCTGATGAAGGAGCTCCCTGGCGCCGGTAACCAGACCGACGCTCATACTGTGAAGGATATGCCATGAACGTTGAACTACCGTTTCTAGCGGAAGGCGTCGAAGGCGGTGACGTCGTCCAGCTGTTGGTGCACGAGGGCGATCAAGTGACCGAAGGACAAGCGTTGATCGAGCTCGAGACCGAAAAAGCGACGGTGCCGGTGCCGGCACCGGCAGCCGGAAAAGTAGTCCGCCTGCTTGTACGGCAGGGTGATCATGTGAAGGTTGGACAAGCGCTGGTCGAACTCGACGGTGCAGATCACACAGCGAAACCGGCCGAGAATCAGAAGCCGGAGGGATCGGCTGTCCCCCCTATTTCACACCCGCCGCCGGCCGTCGAGCAACAGAAAGAGCCGAACGCCTCGCCGTCCGAAGTGCCGGTGGACACGGAGCAATCGGCGACAATGCAGGCTCCGTCTGCACCCCCCGCGGCGGCCTCATCATCCGGCGGGTCCGCAGTTCCGGCATCCCCGTCAGTGCGCCGGCTCGCACGCGAATTGGGAGTGGATCTCGCACAGGTAAAAGGTTCCGAAAGCGGAGGCCGGATCACCGCCGAAGACGTCAAATTGTTCGTACGGCAACGAAGCGGCCGCGGCGGCGCCCCGACTGAAAAAGACCGCACCTTCATGACGATGTACGGACACGAGCACCGGGAGGCACTGCCGTCAATCCGGCGTACGATTGCGGCCAATATGACACAAGCTTGGACGACGATCCCGCATGTCCACCAATTTCAGGATGCCGACATCACGGACCTGATGACGCTCCATAAACGATACGCGCCGGAATTCAAGAAAAAAGGCGCCACGCTCACACTGACCAGCCTCGTCCTCAAAGCGGTGGTCCATGCGCTCAAGCAATATCCGCAATTGAATGCGTCGCTCGACCTCACGAATGGTGAAGTGATTTTCAAGGATTACTACAATATCGGCGTGGCAGTGGATACACCCGCGGGGTTGATCGTCCCGGTGATACACCACGCGGATCAGAAAGATCTTCTGCAACTCTCTCTGGAACTCGCCGATCTTGCGGAACGCACCCGCAAACGTGAAGTGAAACTGGAAGAGCTGCGCGGCTCGACATTTACGGTGAGCAACATGGGCGGGATCGGCGCCGGTCCGTTCACGCCCATCATCTATCCACCGCAGGTCGGCATCTTGGGCCTGGGCCGGGCTCGCATGATGCCAGTGTATCGTGACGGCCAATTCGTGCCACGCCGGGTTCTGCAGCTATGCGTGGCCTACGATCATCGGCTGGTGGATGGGACCGTCGGCGCGCGATTCACCAACGAGATCGTCAAAGTGCTGGAAGACTTTCAAGCGATGTTCCTCGGGCTGTAGTGCGTGAAGGGTATCTCGTGAAACGTCGTTCGCGTACATTGGGATCCAGCGAGAGACGATCGACAAGATACATCGGAGGGATCGATGGCAGAATCCAACTATGACGTTGCCGTGATCGGCGCAGGGCCCGGCGGCTATGCGGCGGCCTTTCAAGCATCTGATCTCGGATTACGCACGGCATTGATCGATCAGGACCCGCAGTTGGGCGGCACCTGTCTGTTGCGGGGATGTATTCCGTCGAAAGCGTTGCTGCACGCTGCCCGTCTCCTCACCGATGCGGAGGACGCGGACGCGTGGGGCATCCACTTCGAGAAGCCGCGCCTGGACCTCGCCGCGTTACGCGGACGTTTGCAGTCGATCGTCGGCAAACTCAGCAAAGGGGTGCAGACCTTGGCAAGCACTCGCAAAGTCGATGTCATTCAAGGCAAGGCTTCGTTCAAAGACTCAAAGACACTGCTGCTGTCCGCCCCGGATGGGACACGCGATCTGTCGTTCGCCCATGCCATTCTCGCCACCGGATCGCAGCCGGCTATGCCCCCCTCTCTGAAGCTCGACGATCCGCGTGTGATGGATTCCACCGGCATGCTCGGCGTGCCGGATGTCCCCGCCCATCTGCTGGTCGTCGGAGGCGGCTACATCGGGTTAGAGTTGGGAACCTTCTACCAAGCGCTCGGATCGGCCGTGACGATCGTCGAAACGCTGCCGCGTCTTTTGGCCGGCACCGATCCGGATCTCGTGCGGCCGCTGCAACAACGTATGCAGCGCCGTTTCAAAGCCATCAGGCTGAACACCACGGTCGAGAAGTTGGAGACGCGGGATGAGGGAGTGGCTGCGACCTTGACGGGCGCCGAGGGAACGAGCACCGAGATCTTCGACCGCGTGCTCGTCGCCGTGGGGCGGAAACCCAATACCGAACAGCTTGGGCTCGAACGGACAAGAATCGAGGTCTCACCGAAGGGCTTCGTGCAGGTCGATCGGCAGATGCGCACAGCCGAGCCGACCATCTTCGCGATCGGCGACGTGGCGGGAGAACCGATGCTCGCCCACAAAGCGACGCATGAAGGGCTGATCGCCGCCAGAGTGATTGCCGGCCGTCAGGCAGCGTTTGACGCCGCCGCGATTCCGGCCGTCGTCTTCACCGATCCTGAAATCGCCTGGTGCGGGCTCACAGAAGAAGGGGCGAAGGCGGCCGGGCAAGCGGTGAAGATCGCGCGGTTTCCCTGGGCGGCCAGCGGCCGCGCCGCGACGCTGAACAGGACCGAAGGACTCACGAAGCTCATCCTCGACCCCGATTCAGGCCGCGTGCTCGGGGTTGGGCTCTGCGGTGTCGGCGCGGGAGAACTCATCTCAGAAGGAGTCTTGGCCATCGAGATGGGTGCGCTTGCCGAGGATCTCGCTGCCTCGATTCATCCGCATCCGACTTTGAGCGAGACAGTCATGGAGGCGGCTGAATCGTTCCACGGATCGCCGACACATCTCTTCGTTCCCAAGCGGTCATGACATGCGTGCGCTCCGTTTGCTCGATCTGACCCTCCCCTTTCCCGTTGAAAATCTTGCGCTCGATGAAGCCTTACTGGATGAACTGGATGAGCAGGGCGGAGATCCCGTGCTCCGGTTTTGGGAGGGCGACCGTCACTTCGTTGTGCTGGGTCGCACCTCTCGATTGATCGACGACGTCCATCTTGCCGCTTGCGAAGGAGACGGCATTCCTATCCTGCGACGCGCAAGCGGCGGCGGGACCGTCTTACAGGGGCCAGGATGCCTCTCGTATGCCTTCGTGCTACCGCTCGACCTGCATCCTGAGCTCGGGACTATCCGCGCGACAAATCGATTCATCCTGGAACGGATTGCCGCCGTTCTTCGTCGATGGGAGCCTGCCACGACTTTCCAGGGAATCAGCGACCTCGCAATCGGCGAGATGAAAATTTCCGGCAATGCGCAACGACGAACGAGGAAGACACTGCTCTTTCACGGCACCATCCTACATGGCATGGAGCCGAATCTGATCGCACGGTACCTGAAACACCCTGCACGACAACCACCCTACCGCTCGAACCGACCCCACAGCACGTTCCTTCGGACGATCAACGTTCCGTCGAACACCATCAAGCAGGCCATTGCCGCCGCATGGGACGCGGAGTCGACGGACGACATGTGGCCCACAGCCCGTATGCCGCACACCGTTGCGGCTGTCCTCGCGCGAAGTCCGTAAGAATCATAACGCGGTCTGACAATACGCGAAACAGTCGAGACAACCATTTCCGTCACCGGAGGTATCCCATGAAATATCTGCTGCTGGTTCACCACAATGAAACCATGTTCAACAAGATCCCGGAAGGCACACGGAAGGACATGCTCGCGGAATCGATCCGGCTCTGCCACCAACTCCACGACAAGGAGCAATATGTCCATGCCTCGCCATTACAACCGGAAGCCACCGCAGCGGTTGTGCAGGTGCGCGACGGCAAACAGATGGTGACCGACGGGCCATTCATGGAAACGAAAGAGCAGCTCGCCGGTTATTTTCTCATCACGGCTAACGACTTGGATTCGGCCGTTCGCATCGCCACGCAAATACCCGGAGCGCGTATCGGGACGGTCGAGGTGCGACCGGTCAGAGAGATCTCGGGTCTGCCGAATGAATAGCCACACAATAGAGACTATTGATAGGGCACGGCTCGCAACCAATCTTGAGCCGAGATGATCAATCGGTCATACTCACTCGATGCATGTACTGATCGGCCTGCTGCAATTCCCATCTTGGCTCTCCGAATCTATGCAAATGCTTCTATCCAGTTCCAGGCGGTCTCTTGCAACGCTCCGACCGGATCGGGGTGCGTGCCCATTTGAACGTTGAGATTAGGAGGTACATCATGGCTCGGATGCAAGCGGTACAAGCGAGTAAGCCCGGCGGTGAGTGGGAAGTCGTCGAGCGCGAGGTTCCGGAGCCCGGTCCAGGGCAGGTGCGAATCAAGGTTGAGGCGTGCGGAATCTGCCATAGCGACATGTTTGTAAAAGAAGGCTACTGGCCGGGACTTCAATACCCCCGCATTCCCGGCCATGAGGTCGCGGGAAGGATCGATAAGGCCGGACCGAACGTCACGGGGTGGAAACAAGGGCAACGGGTCGGAGTCGGATGGCATGGCGGGCATTGCGGCCGTTGCGAATCATGCCGCCGCGGCGATTTCATTCTCTGCCGCTCCGGGCAGGTCTGTGGCATCAGCTACGACGGTGGATGGGCCGACTACCTCGTCGTGCCGGTGGAAGCAGTGGCGCTCTTGCCGGACGAGCTGGCGGCGGAGGAGGCGGCCCCACTGCTCTGCGCCGGCATTACCACGTATAACAGCCTCCGGAACAGTGGAGCGCGAGCCGGTGACCTCGTCGCCGTGCAGGGAATCGGAGGAATGGGACACTTGGGAGTTCAGTATGCAGCCAAGATGGGGTTTATCACTGTCGCCATCGGCCGAGGAAAGGACAAGGAATCATTGGCGAAAAGACTCGGGGCCGGCCATTACATCGACGCAGCATCGGTGAATCCAGCCGAAGCACTGCAACAACTAGGCGGAGCAAGGGTCATCCTGGCCACAGCCCCTGACGGCAAAGGAATCTCGGCACTACTGGAGGGGCTGAGTCCCAACGGCACGTTGCTGCTCGTCGCAGCCCCAGGCGACCCCATTACGGTCAACGCCGCCACGCTGATCCTGAAACGCACCTCCATCCAGGGTTGGCCCTCCGGCACGGCCAAAGATTCCGAGGATACCTTGCGCTTCAGCACACACGCTGGAGTGCGCCCCATGATCGAACGCTATCCACTGGCCCGGGCAAGCGAGGCCTATCGGCAGATGATGAGAAGCGAGGTGCGGTTCCGCGCTGTCCTCACAATGAATGCGTGACGATCGAGGGAGGTCCATAGGAAGCGGAGCCCATCAGCCGGATACTTGCTTCCACGGTTGCGAAACATCACAGGTTCGCCATCGGCTCACTCGGGAGATCTGTGATCAACTCCCCATTGGTGCATGGCCTCCACGACAGGCTTGAGGCTCAGACCCATGGGCGTGACCGAGTACTCGACTTTGGGAGGAACTTGGGCGTAGACGGTCCGTGTTACGATGCCATCCCGCTCCATGTCCCTGAGCTGTTGCGTC is a genomic window containing:
- a CDS encoding efflux RND transporter periplasmic adaptor subunit, whose translation is MNKSNWIGSVLLVTVVILVGVGLAAWKYESFQSEQAGSANQPEPMEAVTVAVARAIDHRQATTSIGTVLALRSITLKNELAGTVREVRLTPGQIVEAGTLLVALDVSVEEAELRAQEAQAALTRTVLARRQNLSHELATTQEEVDRARADLDIAQAQIARTKAIIARKTIRAPFRARVGMADVHPGQYLDEGTLLTTLQGVGEAVHVDFTVAQQVATGLRVGETVEVFAAGDSPVIPAKIVALDSRVDPTTRNAMVRARIEGARNIPAPGASVRVRIPVGPARTLVAIPVSALRKGPGGDQVFVIAPDKDGRARVHARQVESGTMIGDEIVIYTGLTPGEQVAALGSFKLRDGILIAIADTAANPSQEHRETEKP
- a CDS encoding class I SAM-dependent methyltransferase, coding for MNQMVPHKQFGVLLLAVLCLAGCAESTYQRLNDPSRDVWQKPQGVVEKLSIAPGSRVADLGAGGGYFTWHLAKAVGSRGTVYAVEVNETALNMIFKEMVARGTPNVRPVRAEPHDPRLPEPVDLVFSCDTYHQMEDRVAYFRSLGSSLRPGGRVAILDFHPRGLVAGLFGQRTAKEDVRLEMEAAGYRLVNDYNLLEQQHFQVFTKHEG
- the aceE gene encoding pyruvate dehydrogenase (acetyl-transferring), homodimeric type, which gives rise to MSDDDRIVRPQVDTDPQETREWLDSLNYVLEQQGVERATYLFERLRDRLGERGAQVSAAVNTPYINTIPASQEPPYPGKLELERRLRSVIRWNAMAMVVKANKERPGIGGHISTYASAATLYEVAFHHFLHGKDAPQGGDIVYFQGHAAPGIYARSFVEGRLSEEALLRFRTEVTAGGRGLSSYPHPWLMPDYWEIPTVSMGLAPIMSIYQARFNRYLQDRGLKDTSRKRVWAFIGDGETDEPESLGALTLASRERLDNLIWVVNCNLQRLDGPVRGNGKIIQELEAIFRGAGWHVIKVIWGSSWDPLLAQDDEGLLVKRMGEVVDGWYQKYTVEGGAFARKHFFGADPRLLKMVESYSDEQIHKMLRGGHDPRKLYAAYRAAVEHRGQPTVILAKTIKGYGLGEAGEGRNITHQQKKMNERELREFRTRFSVPVPDEQLAAMPFYRPPAGSPEAAYLVERIKAMGGSIPERRVKVESLDTPELDQFKEFLEGSGERPVSTTMGFARMLGRLLGIKGFGKHLVPIIPDEARTFGLEALFRQYGIYSHIGQLYEPVDKSSLLYYFEATNGQILEEGITEAGAMSSYIAAGTAYATHGVNTIPFYIFYSMFGFQRVGDLIWAASDMRARGFLLGATAGRTTLEGEGLQHQDGHSHLFAGAYPTIASYDPAFMFELAVILQDGIRRMYRDREERSYYITLYNESYKMPAMPEGAEEGIREGMYRFRPSPERAKHRAHLLASGALVNETSRAQDLLLRYGVAADLWSVTSYNTLRTHAMEAERWNMLHPEETPRMSYLHKTAQALDGPCVAVSDYVRLVPQQIAPWIPGGVLTLGTDGLGRSDSRKALRRFFEIDAEHVTVATLYALFRRKIIEARLVTQAARDLGVSSDEGAPWRR
- a CDS encoding 2-oxo acid dehydrogenase subunit E2; its protein translation is MNVELPFLAEGVEGGDVVQLLVHEGDQVTEGQALIELETEKATVPVPAPAAGKVVRLLVRQGDHVKVGQALVELDGADHTAKPAENQKPEGSAVPPISHPPPAVEQQKEPNASPSEVPVDTEQSATMQAPSAPPAAASSSGGSAVPASPSVRRLARELGVDLAQVKGSESGGRITAEDVKLFVRQRSGRGGAPTEKDRTFMTMYGHEHREALPSIRRTIAANMTQAWTTIPHVHQFQDADITDLMTLHKRYAPEFKKKGATLTLTSLVLKAVVHALKQYPQLNASLDLTNGEVIFKDYYNIGVAVDTPAGLIVPVIHHADQKDLLQLSLELADLAERTRKREVKLEELRGSTFTVSNMGGIGAGPFTPIIYPPQVGILGLGRARMMPVYRDGQFVPRRVLQLCVAYDHRLVDGTVGARFTNEIVKVLEDFQAMFLGL
- the lpdA gene encoding dihydrolipoyl dehydrogenase; this encodes MAESNYDVAVIGAGPGGYAAAFQASDLGLRTALIDQDPQLGGTCLLRGCIPSKALLHAARLLTDAEDADAWGIHFEKPRLDLAALRGRLQSIVGKLSKGVQTLASTRKVDVIQGKASFKDSKTLLLSAPDGTRDLSFAHAILATGSQPAMPPSLKLDDPRVMDSTGMLGVPDVPAHLLVVGGGYIGLELGTFYQALGSAVTIVETLPRLLAGTDPDLVRPLQQRMQRRFKAIRLNTTVEKLETRDEGVAATLTGAEGTSTEIFDRVLVAVGRKPNTEQLGLERTRIEVSPKGFVQVDRQMRTAEPTIFAIGDVAGEPMLAHKATHEGLIAARVIAGRQAAFDAAAIPAVVFTDPEIAWCGLTEEGAKAAGQAVKIARFPWAASGRAATLNRTEGLTKLILDPDSGRVLGVGLCGVGAGELISEGVLAIEMGALAEDLAASIHPHPTLSETVMEAAESFHGSPTHLFVPKRS
- a CDS encoding lipoate--protein ligase family protein; amino-acid sequence: MRALRLLDLTLPFPVENLALDEALLDELDEQGGDPVLRFWEGDRHFVVLGRTSRLIDDVHLAACEGDGIPILRRASGGGTVLQGPGCLSYAFVLPLDLHPELGTIRATNRFILERIAAVLRRWEPATTFQGISDLAIGEMKISGNAQRRTRKTLLFHGTILHGMEPNLIARYLKHPARQPPYRSNRPHSTFLRTINVPSNTIKQAIAAAWDAESTDDMWPTARMPHTVAAVLARSP
- a CDS encoding YciI family protein, yielding MKYLLLVHHNETMFNKIPEGTRKDMLAESIRLCHQLHDKEQYVHASPLQPEATAAVVQVRDGKQMVTDGPFMETKEQLAGYFLITANDLDSAVRIATQIPGARIGTVEVRPVREISGLPNE
- a CDS encoding alcohol dehydrogenase catalytic domain-containing protein, which gives rise to MARMQAVQASKPGGEWEVVEREVPEPGPGQVRIKVEACGICHSDMFVKEGYWPGLQYPRIPGHEVAGRIDKAGPNVTGWKQGQRVGVGWHGGHCGRCESCRRGDFILCRSGQVCGISYDGGWADYLVVPVEAVALLPDELAAEEAAPLLCAGITTYNSLRNSGARAGDLVAVQGIGGMGHLGVQYAAKMGFITVAIGRGKDKESLAKRLGAGHYIDAASVNPAEALQQLGGARVILATAPDGKGISALLEGLSPNGTLLLVAAPGDPITVNAATLILKRTSIQGWPSGTAKDSEDTLRFSTHAGVRPMIERYPLARASEAYRQMMRSEVRFRAVLTMNA
- a CDS encoding helix-turn-helix transcriptional regulator; protein product: MAKKRTCPAESTVELIGGRWKIVILWYLFRGVKRFSELQRALTGITQKVLTQQLRDMERDGIVTRTVYAQVPPKVEYSVTPMGLSLKPVVEAMHQWGVDHRSPE